The following are encoded together in the Candidatus Angelobacter sp. genome:
- the uppS gene encoding polyprenyl diphosphate synthase, whose product MSAHPLHLSLQARAVVPTHVAIIMDGIGRWARQRHLPRVEGHRHGVESVRAVVRAAGEAGIKYLTLYAFSVENWNRPKDEVDTLMKYLARFLRSEIAELNRNNVRLEVIG is encoded by the coding sequence ATGAGCGCGCATCCACTTCATCTCAGCCTGCAGGCCAGGGCGGTGGTGCCCACACACGTCGCCATCATCATGGATGGCATCGGACGCTGGGCCCGGCAGCGCCACCTGCCGCGCGTTGAAGGACACCGTCACGGCGTCGAGTCGGTTCGAGCCGTTGTGCGCGCGGCGGGCGAGGCGGGCATCAAGTATCTGACGCTCTACGCGTTTTCGGTCGAGAATTGGAACCGGCCGAAAGACGAGGTGGACACTTTGATGAAGTATCTGGCCCGCTTTCTAAGGAGTGAAATCGCGGAGTTGAATCGCAATAATGTACGGCTCGAAGTGATCGGC